One Coffea arabica cultivar ET-39 chromosome 5e, Coffea Arabica ET-39 HiFi, whole genome shotgun sequence DNA segment encodes these proteins:
- the LOC113688005 gene encoding putative callose synthase 8 isoform X3, producing MKKFFKNYTDWCKFLGRKSNIQLPYLKEEAQQYKLLYIGLYLLIWGEAANIRFMPECLCYIFHHMAYELHSLLVGAVSMETGERIMPVYGGGSESFLNNVVFHLYKVIHEEAMKNRNGTTDHSSWRNYDDLNEFFWSEDCFQIGWPMRLEHDFFCIDPSSDSKTKKPRQSVRTDEDKKSPNEDEEMEDIPDEGHKVREGKWLGKTNFVEIRSFWQIFRSFDRMWSFLILCLQAMIIMASHDLESPLEVFDATVLEDVMSIFITSAALKLIRAILDIVFTWKARNTIDSYKIRRNVLKVLVPMIWTITLPIYYINHRGKYTCYSTQSQSWLGEWCYSSYMVAVAFYLMTNAFDMVLFLVPVVGKYIETSNSRICTMLSWWRQPRLYVGRGMQETQLSQFKYTMFWVLLMLSKVIFSYQFECNGGSINFFPTVQIKPLISPTRQIMRIGIKNYDWHELFPKVKSNAGAIAAIWAPIILVYFMDAQIWYSVYCSIFGGVYGILHHLGEIRTLGMLRIRFHSLPDAFSAYLIPHKEKDNKEGISKWFLCLREKAFEKNSIVKFVVVWNQIISSFREEDLISNREMHLMKMPLSSELFSGQIRWPVFLLANKFSTALSIARDFSGKDADLLRKIKRDDYMYLVVTECYDSLKYVLEILVVGDFEQRIISGILDEIEGSIGCSTLLEDLNMSELPALHTKCVELLELLVEGNEEQYCNVVKALQDIFEIVTSDLMLKGCRTLDSLYAHRDGDDSELFTHIEPQLFASARSIHFPLPDSGLIVDKIKRFLLLLTTRDKAMDIPSNLEAQRRISFFATSLFMDMPRAPKVRNMLSFSVLTPHYMEDVKYSSEELHSNKEGVSILFYMQKIFPDEWENFLERVGTENLNASNDEINEEDLRNWASFRGQTLCRTVRGMMYYQKALKLQAFLDMAADDDILQGYDAIGKGNDTLSAQLDALADMKFTHVISCQMFGSHKSSGNPQAQDILDLMIRYPSLRVAYVEEKEKIVSEKEKIVSDRPPTVYSSVLVKAVNGFDQEIYRIKLPGPPNIGEGKPENQNHSIIFTRGEALQAIDMNQDNYMEEAFKMRNILQEFLRERGQRPPTILGMREHIFTGSVSSLAWFMSYQETSFVTIGQRLLANPLRVRFHYGHPDLFERIFHLTRGGVSKASKTVNLSEDVFAGFNTTLRRGNITYHEYMQVGKGRDVGLNQISKFEAKVANGNSEQTLSRDIYRLGRRFDFFRMLSCYFTTIGFYFNSLISVIGIYVFLYGQLYLVLSGLQRALLLEARIQNIKSLETALASQSFIQLGLLTGLPMVIEIGLERGFLNALKDFVLMQLQLAAVFFTFSFGTKSHYYGRTILHGGAKYRPTGRKVVVFHASFTENYRLYSRSHFVKGFELLLLLIVYDLFRRSFQSNMAYVLITYAIWFMSMTWLFAPFLFNPSGFNWGKIVDDWKGWNKWIVQQGGIGIHQDKSWQSWWYDEQDHLRHSGLGSRLIEILLSLRFFIYQYGLVYHLDISRQNKNFIVYVLSWVVIVMIFLLIKVVNLGRKYFSANYHLVFRLFKALIFLGVLATIITLSIICDLSFKDLVVCCLAFLPTGWGLILVAQAVRPKIEGTALWHFTRVFVQAYDYGMGIVLFAPIACLAWLPIISAFQTRFLFNEAFSRRLHIQPILAAKKKKHR from the exons CAATATACA GTTGCCATATCTGAAGGAGGAAGCCCAACAATATAAACTTCTTTATATTGGACTTTATCTTCTAATATGGGGAGAGGCTGCAAACATAAGATTTATGCCAGAATGCCTCTGCTATATATTTCACCAT ATGGCATATGAACTACATAGCTTGCTAGTTGGTGCTGTAAGCATGGAAACTGGAGAACGGATTATGCCAGTGTATGGAGGAGGATCTGAGTCTTTTCTTAATAATGTAGTCTTTCATCTATATAAAGTCATACATGAG GAAGCTATGAAAAACAGAAATGGAACAACTGACCATTCTTCATGGAGGAACTATGATGACTTGAATGAGTTTTTCTG GTCTGAGGATTGTTTTCAAATAGGTTGGCCTATGCGTCTGGAACATGATTTTTTCTGTATAGACCCTTCCAGTGATAGCAAAACAAAAAAGCCTCGGCAATCAGTCAGGACTGATGAAGACAAGAAGAGTCCTAATGAAGATGAAGAAATGGAG GACATCCCCGATGAAGGACACAAAGTGCGGGAAGGAAAATGGCTAGGAAAGACAAATTTTGTGGAGATTCGCTCATTTTGGCAAATCTTCAGAAGTTTTGATAGAATGTGGAGTTTCTTAATTTTATGCCTTCAG GCAATGATAATCATGGCATCGCATGATTTAGAATCTCCACTTGAAGTGTTTGACGCAACAGTTCTTGAGGACGTAATGAGCATCTTCATCACATCAGCAGCTCTCAAACTTATACGAG CTATTCTTGACATTGTCTTCACATGGAAAGCAAGGAACACAATCGATTCCTATAAAATCAGAAGAAATGTGCTGAAGGTGTTGGTCCCAATGATATGGACTATCACACTAcctatatattatatcaatcaTAGAGGGAAATATACTTGTTATTCTACACAGAGCCAGAGCTGGCTTGGAGAGTGGTGCTATTCCTCCTATATGGTCGCAGTTGCATTCTATTTGATGACTAATGCATTTGATATGGTCCTATTCCTTGTGCCTGTGGTTGGGAAGTATATTGAGACCTCAAACTCTCGAATATGCACAATGTTGTCATGGTGGAGACAG CCTAGGTTGTACGTTGGACGTGGAATGCAAGAGACCCAACTTTCCCAGTTCAA GTATACTATGTTTTGGGTGCTTCTAATGCTAAGCAAGGTCATATTCAGTTACCAATTTGAG TGCAATGGTGGGAGTATTAATTTCTTCCCGACTGTCCAGATTAAACCTCTTATATCACCCACTAGACAGATCATGAGGATTGGCATAAAGAACTATGATTGGCATGAGCTCTTTCCCAAAG TCAAGAGTAATGCTGGTGCAATTGCTGCTATTTGGGCTCCTATTATACTT GTCTATTTCATGGATGCACAAATATGGTACTCTGTCTATTGTTCCATATTTGGTGGAGTTTATGGAATTCTTCACCATCTTGGTGAG ATTAGGACACTGGGAATGCTGAGAATTAGATTTCACTCTTTGCCAGATGCATTCAGTGCATATCTTATACCACACAAGGAGAAAGATAACAAGGAAGGAATCAGTAAGTGGTTCCTCTGCCTGAGAGAAAAG GCTTTCGAAAAGAACAGTATTGTGAAATTCGTTGTCGTATGGAACCAAATTATTAGTAGCTTTCGTGAAGAGGACCTCATAAGTAACAG GGAAATGCATTTGATGAAAATGCCTTTGTCATCAGAACTGTTCTCAGGCCAGATTCGTTGGCCTGTTTTCCTTCTGGCAAATAAG TTCTCAACTGCATTGAGTATTGCAAGAGATTTTTCAGGAAAGGATGCTGATCTTTTGAGAAAGATTAAAAGAGATGACTACATGTACTTGGTAGTAACTGAATGTTACGACTCGCTGAAGTACGTTCTTGAAATCCTTGTAGTTGGGGATTTTGAACAAAG GATTATATCTGGAATATTGGATGAAATCGAGGGAAGTATAGGGTGCTCAACACTTCTTGAGGACTTGAACATGAGTGAATTACCAGCTCTACATACTAAATGTGTTGAATTACTCGAACTACTG GTTGAGGGAAATGAAGAACAGTACTGTAATGTTGTGAAAGCACTGCAAGATATATTTGAAATTGTTACCAGTGATCTGATGCTGAAGGGATGTAG AACATTGGATTCTCTTTATGCTCATCGTGATGGAGATGATTCTGAACTTTTCACGCACATAGAACCACAATTATTTGCTTCGGCTCGTTCTATCCATTTTCCACTGCCAGATAGTGGCCTTATAGTGGACAAG ATCAAGCGTTTTCTTTTGCTGCTTACCACAAGAGATAAAGCCATGGACATACCATCAAACTTGGAAGCTCAAAGacggatttcattttttgcaACTTCTTTGTTTATGGATATGCCGAGAGCACCAAAAGTGCGCAACATGTTATCTTTCAG TGTTCTGACTCCTCACTACATGGAGGATGTGAAATATTCATCAGAAGAGCTTCATTCTAACAAAGAAGGCGTTTCAATCCTCTTTTATATGCAGAAGATATTCCCAG ATGAGTGGGAAAACTTTTTGGAACGTGTTGGAACTGAAAACCTTAATGCATCAAATGATGAAATAAATGAGGAGGATCTTAGAAATTGGGCTTCTTTTCGAGGGCAAACTCTATGCCGAACAG TTCGGGGGATGATGTACTATCAGAAAGCCCTAAAGTTGCAGGCATTTCTTGACATGGCTGCAGATGATG ATATTCTTCAAGGTTATGATGCCATAGGGAAGGGGAACGATACATTATCAGCTCAACTTGATGCACTTGCGGACATGAAATTTACGCATGTTATTTCTTGTCAAATGTTTGGTTCACATAAATCTTCTGGAAACCCTCAGGCTCAAGACATACTTGACTTGATGATAAG GTATCCTTCACTCCGTGTTGCTTATGTTGAAGAGAAAGAGAAGATTGTATCAGAGAAAGAGAAGATTGTATCAGATAGGCCTCCTACAGTATATTCATCTGTATTAGTCAAAGCTGTCAATGGTTTTGACCAG GAGATATATCGCATAAAACTCCCAGGTCCACCAAATATTGGGGAAGGAAAACCCGAGAATCAGAACCACTCAATAATCTTCACCCGTGGTGAAGCTCTCCAAGCAATAGATATGAACCAA GATAATTATATGGAAGAAGCTTTCAAGATGAGAAATATCTTACAAGAATTCCTCCGCGAGCGAGGACAGAGGCCTCCCACAATTCTTGGGATGAGAGAACACATATTTACAGGAAG TGTATCTTCTTTAGCATGGTTCATGTCATATCAAGAGACCAGCTTTGTTACCATCGGCCAAAGACTTCTAGCTAATCCACTCAG GGTTAGATTCCATTATGGACATCCTGATTTGTTTGAGAGAATTTTTCACCTAACAAGAGGTGGAGTTAGCAAAGCATCAAAGACAGTAAACTTGAGCGAGGATGTGTTTGCAG GTTTTAATACTACACTGCGACGGGGAAATATCACTTATCACGAGTATATGCAAGTTGGCAAAGGGCGTGATGTTGGTCTCAACCAAATTTCAAAGTTTGAAGCCAAAGTAGCAAATGGCAACAGTGAACAAACTCTAAGCCGTGATATATACCGCCTTGGGCGTCGATTTGACTTCTTCCGAATGCTCTCTTGTTATTTCACCACCATTGGCTTTTACTTTAACAGCCTG ATATCAGTAATTGGAAtatacgtattcctatatgggcAGCTATACCTGGTCCTTAGTGGTTTACAAAGAGCACTGCTTCTTGAGGCTAGAAtacaaaacataaaatcatTAGAAACTGCTCTGGCCTCCCAGTCATTTATCCAGCTTGGGCTCTTGACAGGCTTACCTATGGTGATAGAGATTGGACTTGAAAGAGGATTCCTTAATGCTCTTAAAGATTTTGTTCTCATGCAACTGCAGCTAGCAGccgttttctttactttttcttttggaacaaaatctcACTATTATGGTCGAACTATTCTTCATGGAGGAGCCAAGTATAGACCAACTGGCCGTAAGGTGGTGGTTTTCCATGCCAGCTTCACTGAGAACTATAGGCTGTACTCTCGCAGCCACTTTGTAAAAGGATTTGAGTTGCTGCTTCTGTTGATTGTGTATGATTTGTTTAGGCGGTCCTTCCAAAGCAACATGGCTTATGTGTTAATTACGTATGCAATATGGTTCATGTCAATGACTTGGTTGTTCGCGCCATTTCTGTTTAATCCTTCGGGTTTCAACTGGGGTAAGATAGTTGATGACTGGAAGGGTTGGAACAAGTGGATTGTGCAGCAAGGTGGAATTGGAATCCACCAAGACAAGAGTTGGCAGTCCTGGTGGTATGATGAGCAAGACCATCTTCGTCATTCAGGGCTGGGTTCTCGGTTGATAGAAATCCTGCTTTCACTtagatttttcatttatcagTATGGATTGGTCTATCACCTTGACATATCCAggcaaaacaaaaatttcatcGTTTATGTCCTCTCATGGGTTGTCATtgtcatgatttttctgctgaTCAAG GTGGTGAACTTGGGGAGGAAATATTTCAGTGCGAACTATCACCTAGTATTCCGGCTATTTAAAGCACTAATTTTCCTTGGAGTTCTGGCTACCATTATTACTCtgtcaatcatttgtgatctaTCTTTCAAGGATTTGGTTGTTTGCTGTCTGGCCTTTCTGCCAACTGGTTGGGGGTTGATATTG GTTGCACAAGCTGTTAGACCCAAGATTGAAGGCACTGCATTGTGGCATTTCACCAGGGTTTTTGTTCAAGCATATGATTATGGCATGGGTATAGTTCTTTTTGCACCAATTGCTTGTCTGGCATGGCTTCCCATCATTTCAGCTTTCCAGACTCGTTTCCTTTTCAACGAGGCTTTCAGTAGGAGACTGCACATTCAACCAATTCTTGCagcaaagaagaagaagcataGATGA
- the LOC113688007 gene encoding uncharacterized protein, with amino-acid sequence MISRSLLVKNAKFRLAILKSSLFYQSLLQRSNFLTSSHPFSPSQESHIPNLANHKDWLSPNETIKIFQSFKDPNFTLPLFNQISQRKDYNPNEALYSTVINKLALAKDFDAIEALMEKIKLERKCRLSEEFFVNVMKIYGNLGGRINSAIKTLFDMHSYKSWPTVKSFNFVLNLLVSAKQFEVIHEVYMGASRLGVEIDACSLNIMIKGLCQCGKIDAAFAVLDEFPKQNFRPNVRTFSTIMHGLCDRGRPDDAFGLLDRMERDGIEPDAITFNILISGLKKSGRVEEGIKLYDRMMIKGCDPNPGTYQEVLYCLLDAKRFVEAKDLMCRMIQKGVNPSFESYKLVIQGFCNENLVGDVEWALKQMTRQGFVPKMGMWKRIVQCLVSGRIESTIFPYEEIVGS; translated from the coding sequence ATGATTTCACGTTCGTTGCTTGTCAAGAACGCCAAATTCCGGCTAGCCATCTTGAAATCTTCACTGTTCTATCAATCTCTTCTGCAAAGATCAAATTTTTTAACGTCCTCTCATCCATTTTCTCCATCCCAAGAATCCCATATCCCCAACCTAGCCAACCACAAAGACTGGTTAAGCCCAAATGAGACCATCAAAATATTCCAATCCTTTAAAGATCCCAACTTTACTCTTCCATTGTTCAATCAAATCTCGCAAAGGAAAGACTACAATCCCAATGAAGCCCTTTACTCTACAGTCATAAATAAGCTTGCACTAGCCAAAGATTTTGATGCAATTGAAGCCCTTATGGAAAAAATCAAGCTTGAAAGAAAATGCAGACTTTCTGAGGAGTTTTTTGTTAATGTTATGAAGATTTATGGTAATTTAGGTGGGAGAATAAATAGTGCTATTAAGACCCTTTTTGATATGCATAGTTATAAGAGCTGGCCTACTGTTAAATCCTTCAATTTTGTGCTGAATTTGCTTGTTTCAGCTAAGCAATTTGAAGTTATTCACGAGGTTTATATGGGTGCTTCTAGGTTGGGAGTTGAAATTGATGCTTGTAGTTTGAATATTATGATCAAAGGGTTGTGCCAATGTGGGAAGATCGATGCTGCCTTTGCTGTGCTTGATGAATTCCCGAAGCAGAACTTTAGGCCTAATGTGAGAACGTTTTCCACTATAATGCATGGTTTATGTGATCGTGGGCGTCCTGATGATGCATTTGGGTTGCTAGATAGGATGGAAAGGGATGGTATTGAGCCTGATGCGATCACTTTTAATATACTGATCTCAGGGCTTAAAAAGAGTGGAAGAGTCGAAGAGGGTATTAAGCTTTATGATAGGATGATGATTAAAGGGTGCGATCCAAATCCTGGAACTTATCAGGAGGTTTTGTATTGTTTACTTGATGCCAAGAGGTTTGTTGAGGCGAAAGATTTGATGTGTAGAATGATTCAGAAGGGTGTAAATCCAAGTTTCGAGTCTTACAAGTTGGTGATACAAGGGTTTTGCAATGAAAATCTTGTGGGAGATGTCGAATGGGCGTTGAAACAAATGACAAGACagggttttgttcccaaaatGGGGATGTGGAAGCGCATTGTTCAGTGCCTGGTTTCTGGTAGGATTGAGTCTACCATTTTCCCTTACGAAGAAATTGTTGGAAGCTAA
- the LOC113688006 gene encoding C2 domain-containing protein At1g53590-like, which produces MGSVLEATLLHHVGIVLIVLWMLNSFNYCSPVAYFISFVYLFLVHEMYVVRLRKTLEFEEKRNSNQRKILSDSETVRWLNHAVEKMWPVCMERIVSQKILLPIVPWFLQKYKPWTVKEGVVQELCLGRSPPMFTEMRVLDQSKGDDHLVLELGLNFRTADDMNALLAVKLRKRLGFGMWARLHLLGMHVEGKVLVGVKFIRKWPFLGRVRLCFVEPPYFQMIVKPIFTHGLDVTVLPGIAGWLDKLLAVAFEQTLVEPNMLVVDMEKFASPQAESWFSIDEKQPVAYAVVEVIEAAEMKPSDLNGLADPYVKGQLGPYRFRTKTQKRTLTPKWHEEFKVPIRTWESPNVLGIEVRDKDRFVDDKMGECSINLNEFRDGQRHDMWLSLQNVKVGRLHLAITVTEGNGKGSNEPFGKENLDEYKRESFATDSTNQGSFSSVTSEKSLKVADAYEPIDVEGQQETGIWVHRPGSEVAQIWEARKGKSRILDTNIHGEGVDSAGTFKSTASGSRNNDSRNAEETAGAEKEHSANAVKRGLHKMSSLFHRGQRSEKSVCVEEPLPSRHINLRSMNSDEIGVKFIVDDPVTAPSAQNIPQPDGKESSEDSGPESPHRGKVKDRAKSILKQSAYGIRHALSRKGSKKFYFESKSQPTERDVSVESTTSEEDLLPSVVYTPRVEPISVVSYPISDHDKDSSSPSKNRIQSPSSDVVKDIVIQEEKVIPESKIGDDESGCIQRNEVIEESKSSPKLPGGDMKVDK; this is translated from the exons ATGGGAAGTGTATTGGAGGCAACACTACTACATCATGTAGGCATTGTGTTGATAGTGCTATGGATgctcaattcattcaattactGCAGCCCAGTTGCCTACTTTATCTCTTTTGTCTATCTTTTTCTG GTTCATGAGATGTATGTGGTAAGATTGAGGAAGACACTGGAATTTGAGGAGAAAAGAAACTCAAATCAAAGAAAG ATTCTTTCTGACTCTGAAACTGTACGGTGGTTGAACCATGCCGTTGAGAAGATGTGGCCTGTTTGTATGGAGCGGATTGTTTCGCAGAAAATATTATTGCCTATTGTGCCATGGTTCTTGCAAAAGTATAAACCATGGACTGTG AAGGAAGGAGTTGTTCAAGAATTATGCTTGGGGAGATCCCCACCAATGTTTACAGAAATGAGGGTTCTTGATCAATCTAAAGGCGATGATCACTTG GTACTAGAGTTGGGACTGAACTTCCGAACTGCTGATGATATGAATGCATTGCTTGCAGTTAAGCTGCGGAAAAGATTGGGTTTTGGGATGTGGGCGAGGTTGCACTTGTTAGGCATGCATGTCGAAGGAAAG GTCTTGGTTGGGGTGAAGTTTATACGAAAATGGCCCTTCCTTGGTCGTGTGCGTCTATGCTTTGTTGAGCCACCATACTTTCAGATGATTGTGAAACCAATATTCACCCATGGCCTTGATGTTACTGTACTTCCAGGGATTGCAGGATGGCTG GATAAACTTCTGGCTGTTGCCTTTGAGCAGACACTTGTTGAG CCAAATATGTTGGTGGTTGATATGGAGAAATTTGCTTCACCGCAAGCAG AAAGCTGGTTCTCTATTGATGAGAAGCAGCCTGTAGCTTATGCTGTTGTTGAAGTAATTGAAGCAGCTGAAATGAAGCCCTCGGATCTAAATG GATTGGCTGATCCTTATGTCAAGGGCCAGCTTGGTCCTTACAGATTTAGGACGAAGACGCAGAAGAGGACACTAACTCCAAAATGGCACGAGGAGTTTAAGGTCCCCATCCGTACCTGGGAGTCACCAAATGTTCTTGGAATCGAAGTTCGGGACAAAGATCGTTTTGTCGATGATAAGATGGG GGAATGTTCCATAAACCTAAATGAGTTCAGAGATGGCCAGCGGCATGACATGTGGTTGTCTCTACAGAATGTTAAAGTAGGACGGCTACATCTTGCAATTACTGTGACTGAGGGCAATGGAAAG GGGTCTAATGAACCATTTGGAAAAGAGAATTTAGATGAATATAAAAGAGAGTCATTTGCAACCGATTCAACTAATCAAGGTTCCTTCTCATCGGTTACATCTGAGAAATCTCTGAAAGTAGCAGATGCTTATGAGCCTATAGATGTTGAAGGGCAACAGGAAACTGGGATATGGGTTCATCGTCCAGGGAGTGAAGTTGCTCAAATATGGGAGGCAAGGAAGGGGAAGAGTAGGATCCTTGACACCAACATTCATGGTGAGGGTGTTGACTCTGCAGGCACCTTCAAGTCAACAGCATCTGGATCACGTAACAATGACAGTAGGAATGCAGAAGAAACTGCAGGTGCTGAAAAAGAGCATTCTGCAAATGCTGTAAAAAGGGGCTTACATAAGATGAGTTCATTGTTTCATCGAGGACAGAGAAGTGAGAAGTCTGTTTGTGTTGAAGAGCCACTTCCATCGCGACACATTAATCTTCGATCCATGAATTCTGACGAAATTGGTGTGAAGTTCATAGTGGATGACCCTGTTACTGCTCCATCTGCTCAAAACATTCCGCAACCAGATGGAAAAGAAAGTTCTGAAGATAGTGGGCCCGAAAGTCCACACAGGGGCAAGGTAAAAGACAGGGCAAAAAGCATTTTAAAGCAATCTGCTTATGGCATAAGGCACGCTCTTTCCAGGAAAGGATCAaagaaattttattttgaatcaaaATCACAACCTACAGAAAGGGATGTTTCAGTGGAATCTACTACTTCTGAAGAGGATTTACTTCCATCAGTGGTTTATACCCCTCGTGTTGAACCAATCTCGGTTGTCTCCTACCCCATCTCTGATCATGACAAAGACTCCTCTAGTCCTAGTAAAAACAGAATCCAGTCTCCTTCGAGTGATGTTGTAAAGGATATTGtaatacaagaagaaaaggttATTCCCGAATCTAAAATAGGTGATGACGAATCCGGCTGCATTCAGAGAAATGAAGTAATTGAAGAATCTAAGAGTAGTCCCAAGCTGCCTGGTGGAGATATGAAGGTAGACaaatag
- the LOC113688040 gene encoding persulfide dioxygenase ETHE1 homolog, mitochondrial isoform X2, with the protein MLRFRLLSFSLSPISSSSSPVFKPHTRNRFLFLKKLSSQMGSYTTASDSQLSGSKKLLFRQLFEKDSSTYTYLLADASHPDKPALLVDPVDKTADRDLSLVKELGLKLIYAINTHVHADHVTGTGLIKSKVPGVKSIISKASNAQADLLIEPGDKVYFGDLFLEVRATPGHTLGCVTYVTGDGPNQPQPRMVFTGDALLIRGCGRTDFQGGSSETLYKSVHTQVSTVGEEMKYNPRLTKDEAGFKGIMENLNLAYPKMMDVAVPANMLCGLQDVESKAN; encoded by the exons ATGCTACGCTTTCGATTATTAAGTTTCTCTCTATCTCCaatctcatcatcatcatctccaGTTTTTAAGCCTCATACGCGGAaccgttttcttttcttgaagaAGCTAAGTTCGCAAATGGGTTCTTACACAACGGCGTCTGACTCTCAATTATCAGGCTCAAAGAAGCTTCTTTTCCGGCAGCTTTTTGAGAAGGATTCTTCTACTTACACCTATCTCCTTGCTGATGCTTCTCACCCTGATAAACCTGCCCTG TTGGTTGACCCAGTAGATAAAACAGCAGATAGGGATCTATCTCTTGTTAAAGAACTTGGTTTGAAGCTTATCTATGCTATCAACACTCATGTACATGCTGATCATGTTACCGGCACTGGCTTGATCAAG AGTAAGGTTCCAGGGGTAAAATCTATCATATCTAAAGCAAGCAATGCACAAGCTGATCTTCTAATTGAACCTGGTGAcaaagtctattttggtgatcTGTTTCTTGAG GTTCGTGCTACACCAGGTCATACATTAGGTTGTGTGACATATGTTACTGGGGATGGGCCTAATCAACCTCAACCAAGAATGGTTTTCACCGGTGATGCTCTATTGATTCGTGGATGTGGTAGGACAGATTTTCAG GGTGGAAGTTCCGAGACTTTATACAAATCAGTACATACACAG GTTAGTACTGTGGGAGAGGAGATGAAGTATAATCCTCGCTTGACCAAGGATGAG GCCGGATTCAAAGGCATCATGGAGA ATCTGAACTTGGCATACCCAAAGATGATGGACGTAGCAGTCCCTGCAAACATGCTTTGTGGATTGCAAGATGTGGAATCCAAAGCCAATTAA
- the LOC113688040 gene encoding persulfide dioxygenase ETHE1 homolog, mitochondrial isoform X1, translating to MLRFRLLSFSLSPISSSSSPVFKPHTRNRFLFLKKLSSQMGSYTTASDSQLSGSKKLLFRQLFEKDSSTYTYLLADASHPDKPALLVDPVDKTADRDLSLVKELGLKLIYAINTHVHADHVTGTGLIKSKVPGVKSIISKASNAQADLLIEPGDKVYFGDLFLEVRATPGHTLGCVTYVTGDGPNQPQPRMVFTGDALLIRGCGRTDFQGGSSETLYKSVHTQIFTLPKDTLVYPAHDYKGFTVSTVGEEMKYNPRLTKDEAGFKGIMENLNLAYPKMMDVAVPANMLCGLQDVESKAN from the exons ATGCTACGCTTTCGATTATTAAGTTTCTCTCTATCTCCaatctcatcatcatcatctccaGTTTTTAAGCCTCATACGCGGAaccgttttcttttcttgaagaAGCTAAGTTCGCAAATGGGTTCTTACACAACGGCGTCTGACTCTCAATTATCAGGCTCAAAGAAGCTTCTTTTCCGGCAGCTTTTTGAGAAGGATTCTTCTACTTACACCTATCTCCTTGCTGATGCTTCTCACCCTGATAAACCTGCCCTG TTGGTTGACCCAGTAGATAAAACAGCAGATAGGGATCTATCTCTTGTTAAAGAACTTGGTTTGAAGCTTATCTATGCTATCAACACTCATGTACATGCTGATCATGTTACCGGCACTGGCTTGATCAAG AGTAAGGTTCCAGGGGTAAAATCTATCATATCTAAAGCAAGCAATGCACAAGCTGATCTTCTAATTGAACCTGGTGAcaaagtctattttggtgatcTGTTTCTTGAG GTTCGTGCTACACCAGGTCATACATTAGGTTGTGTGACATATGTTACTGGGGATGGGCCTAATCAACCTCAACCAAGAATGGTTTTCACCGGTGATGCTCTATTGATTCGTGGATGTGGTAGGACAGATTTTCAG GGTGGAAGTTCCGAGACTTTATACAAATCAGTACATACACAG ATCTTTACGCTGCCAAAAGATACATTGGTGTATCCTGCTCACGACTATAAGGGATTCACA GTTAGTACTGTGGGAGAGGAGATGAAGTATAATCCTCGCTTGACCAAGGATGAG GCCGGATTCAAAGGCATCATGGAGA ATCTGAACTTGGCATACCCAAAGATGATGGACGTAGCAGTCCCTGCAAACATGCTTTGTGGATTGCAAGATGTGGAATCCAAAGCCAATTAA
- the LOC140006700 gene encoding large ribosomal subunit protein eL20z-like, whose translation MSDDGKESYRSHHHHHHHHISHHHHHHDDEEKQESLPPPPPPPEYGTFQGVANYPPQPVIGFPQPVPPPGASDRPYYAHGYQAVPGHTVAEGTPVTGRQRRLPCCGIGLGWFLFIIGFFLAAIPWYFAAFIILCAKVDPREKPGYITCTVAAILATIAIIVGATKRDW comes from the exons ATGAGTGACGATGGGAAAGAGAGCTACCGctcccaccaccaccaccaccaccaccacatatcccaccaccatcaccaccatgatgatgaagaaaaacaagaatcactaccaccaccgccaccaccaCCCGAATATGGAACTTTCCAAGGAGTAGCCAACTACCCTCCTCAGCCAGTGATCGGCTTCCCTCAGCCGGTCCCACCTCCAGGTGCCTCAGATCGACCATACTATGCTCATGGTTATCAGGCTGTCCCGG GACATACTGTTGCTGAGGGAACACCTGTAACAGGAAGACAGCGTCGTCTCCCTTGCTGTGGCATTGGCCTTGGCTGGTTCCT GTTTATCATTGGCTTCTTTCTTGCTGCAATCCCCTGGTATTTTGCTGCATTCATCATACTCTGTGCAAAAGTTGATCCTCGAGAAAAGCCTGGATATATTACATGCACTGTTGCT GCCATTCTTGCTACTATTGCTATTATTGTGGGCGCGACGAAGAGGGACTGGTGA